The following are from one region of the Mycolicibacterium diernhoferi genome:
- a CDS encoding NAD-dependent epimerase/dehydratase family protein, with the protein MTDTALVTGAFGLVGSATVHRLAADGRRVVATDLDTPANRKAAEALPVGVTVRWADLTDPTAVGALVDEVAPTAIIHLAAVIPPFIYQRRGLAERVNVEATAGLVRSAEKLATPPRFVLASSIAVYGSRNPHTVTGPLTADTPVNPADIYGDHKVKAEKIVRTSALDWVILRLGGVLTATPGSYMKLDNFYFEGMLPTDGRLQTVDVRDVATAFAAATTVDAIGETLLIGGDDATHRLLQGDVAPAMAAALGLVGGLPAGLKGDPHNDASWFNTDWMDTTRAQQLLGFQHHSWPDMLIETSANAGIKRPLLRLVAPLAKQILKRRTAYYGTGQRYADPWKAIEKKWGDPRPDGDTA; encoded by the coding sequence ATGACCGATACCGCGCTGGTGACCGGAGCCTTCGGGTTGGTGGGTTCGGCGACCGTGCACCGCCTGGCGGCCGACGGACGACGGGTGGTGGCCACCGACCTGGACACACCCGCCAACCGGAAGGCCGCCGAGGCCCTGCCGGTGGGTGTCACGGTGCGCTGGGCCGACCTGACCGATCCCACCGCGGTCGGGGCACTGGTGGATGAGGTCGCGCCGACGGCGATCATCCATCTGGCGGCCGTCATTCCGCCGTTCATCTACCAGCGCCGGGGACTGGCCGAGCGTGTCAACGTCGAAGCCACCGCCGGCCTGGTGCGGTCCGCCGAAAAGCTCGCGACTCCACCGCGTTTCGTGCTGGCATCCAGCATCGCCGTCTACGGCTCACGCAACCCGCATACGGTCACCGGCCCGCTCACCGCTGACACCCCGGTCAACCCCGCCGACATCTACGGTGACCACAAGGTCAAGGCCGAGAAGATCGTCCGGACCTCGGCGCTGGACTGGGTCATCCTGCGCCTGGGCGGGGTGCTGACCGCCACCCCGGGCTCCTACATGAAGCTCGACAACTTCTATTTCGAAGGCATGCTGCCGACGGACGGTCGGCTGCAGACCGTCGACGTACGGGATGTGGCAACGGCTTTCGCCGCGGCCACCACCGTTGACGCGATCGGTGAGACGTTGCTCATCGGCGGTGACGATGCCACCCACCGGTTGTTACAGGGCGACGTCGCACCGGCCATGGCCGCGGCGCTCGGCCTGGTCGGCGGACTGCCGGCCGGACTCAAGGGCGACCCGCACAACGACGCGAGTTGGTTCAACACCGACTGGATGGACACCACCCGGGCCCAGCAGCTGCTTGGCTTCCAACATCATTCGTGGCCGGACATGCTGATCGAGACGTCCGCCAACGCCGGCATCAAGCGTCCACTGCTGCGGTTGGTGGCACCGCTGGCCAAACAGATCCTCAAGCGCCGGACCGCGTACTACGGCACCGGTCAGCGCTACGCCGACCCGTGGAAGGCGATCGAGAAGAAGTGGGGCGACCCCCGACCGGACGGAGACACCGCGTGA
- a CDS encoding SDR family NAD(P)-dependent oxidoreductase has translation MKTAIVVGGASGIGWASARALAADGYRVVIADRNAEGAAARAAELGDPHTAAGVDVVDEGSVATLFDQVAASGASEATGDGIDVVVSCAGFSNIGLIVDLAVEDFRAVVDVCLTGAFIVAKYAGRRLREGGSLISISSLNARQPAIGMSAYCAAKAGLSMLTQVAALELAPRGIRVNAVAPGFVHTPLTEGAALVPGVVEEYVENTPLGRAGTPEDIAEAVVFLTKSSWLTGEVLDLNGGSHMLRYPDVIGHIMKLAQA, from the coding sequence ATGAAGACAGCGATAGTGGTCGGTGGCGCCTCCGGCATCGGTTGGGCCTCCGCGCGGGCGTTGGCCGCCGACGGCTACCGCGTCGTGATCGCCGACCGCAATGCCGAGGGTGCCGCGGCCCGCGCCGCGGAACTCGGCGATCCGCACACTGCTGCCGGCGTCGACGTCGTCGACGAGGGATCGGTGGCAACACTTTTCGACCAGGTGGCAGCCTCCGGGGCGAGCGAAGCGACGGGCGACGGTATCGACGTGGTGGTGAGCTGCGCCGGCTTCTCCAACATCGGCCTCATCGTCGATCTGGCGGTGGAGGACTTCCGGGCCGTCGTGGACGTCTGCCTCACCGGCGCCTTCATCGTCGCCAAGTACGCCGGGCGCCGGCTACGCGAGGGCGGCTCGCTGATCTCCATCTCCTCACTCAATGCGCGCCAGCCCGCCATCGGGATGAGCGCCTACTGTGCGGCCAAGGCGGGGCTGTCGATGCTCACCCAGGTCGCCGCACTCGAGTTGGCGCCGCGCGGGATCCGGGTCAACGCCGTGGCACCGGGGTTCGTGCACACCCCACTGACCGAAGGCGCGGCCCTGGTCCCCGGCGTGGTCGAGGAGTACGTGGAGAACACGCCGCTGGGCCGGGCCGGCACCCCGGAGGACATCGCGGAGGCGGTCGTCTTCCTCACCAAGTCCTCCTGGCTGACCGGCGAGGTGCTCGATCTCAACGGCGGATCCCACATGTTGCGCTACCCCGACGTGATCGGGCACATCATGAAGCTCGCGCAAGCATGA
- a CDS encoding AI-2E family transporter, translated as MNTEFTVGQRRALAIATVVALAFGAYFLRGFFMLIVVAAVVAYLFDPLYERLRKRFSSGLSATLTLFAALATVIVPISAAVAIGVVQISHMVRSVADWVGQTDLSTLGDRSLRLVNELLDRVPFLQSTNITAEQVQEWVVKFAQRAGEWGLSFLQGAAGGLFGGVTAAIIFLYVFISMLVNGDQLRLLIRRLNPLGEEATDLYLAKMAAMVRGTVRGQFVIALVQGVAGAISIYLAGFHDGFFIFAILLSALSVIPLGGGIVTIPFGIGLVLFGNIVGGIFVIAFHLLVVTNIDNVLRPILVPKEARLDPALMLLSVFAGITMFGFLGIVIGPVIMIVIVTTISVYLWVYKGVPMDLGTEDDEPDKPTLLKRLIARARARTASRRRAAAPVGGGAIAPPVITPDAD; from the coding sequence GTGAATACCGAGTTCACCGTCGGCCAGCGGCGGGCCCTGGCGATCGCGACGGTCGTCGCCCTCGCCTTCGGCGCGTACTTCCTGCGCGGGTTCTTCATGCTCATCGTGGTCGCCGCCGTGGTGGCCTACCTGTTCGACCCGCTCTACGAGCGATTGCGCAAGCGGTTCAGCTCCGGGCTGTCGGCCACCCTCACCCTGTTCGCGGCGCTGGCCACCGTGATCGTGCCGATCAGTGCCGCGGTGGCGATCGGCGTCGTGCAGATCTCCCACATGGTGCGTTCGGTCGCCGATTGGGTGGGGCAGACCGATCTGAGCACGCTCGGCGACCGGTCGCTGCGACTGGTGAACGAACTGCTCGACCGGGTGCCGTTTCTGCAGAGCACCAACATCACCGCCGAGCAGGTGCAGGAATGGGTGGTGAAGTTCGCCCAGCGCGCCGGCGAGTGGGGCCTGTCCTTCCTGCAGGGCGCGGCCGGCGGCCTGTTCGGCGGGGTGACCGCCGCGATCATCTTCCTCTACGTGTTCATCTCGATGCTGGTCAACGGCGATCAGCTACGGCTGCTGATCCGCCGGCTGAACCCGCTGGGTGAGGAGGCCACCGACCTGTACCTGGCCAAGATGGCGGCCATGGTGCGGGGCACCGTCCGCGGCCAGTTCGTCATCGCTCTGGTCCAGGGTGTCGCCGGTGCGATCTCGATCTACCTCGCCGGCTTCCACGACGGGTTCTTCATCTTCGCGATCCTGCTGTCCGCGCTGTCGGTGATCCCACTCGGCGGCGGCATCGTCACCATCCCGTTCGGCATCGGGTTGGTGTTGTTCGGCAACATCGTCGGCGGCATCTTCGTCATCGCCTTCCACCTCCTGGTGGTGACGAACATCGACAATGTGCTGCGCCCGATCCTGGTGCCCAAGGAGGCCAGACTCGACCCCGCGCTGATGCTGCTGTCGGTGTTCGCCGGCATCACCATGTTCGGCTTCCTGGGCATCGTGATCGGCCCCGTCATCATGATCGTCATCGTCACCACCATCAGCGTGTATCTGTGGGTCTACAAGGGTGTCCCGATGGACCTCGGCACCGAAGACGACGAACCCGACAAACCCACCCTGCTCAAACGCCTGATCGCCCGGGCCCGGGCTCGCACCGCCTCGCGCCGCAGGGCGGCGGCGCCGGTGGGAGGCGGTGCGATTGCACCGCCGGTGATCACCCCCGACGCCGACTAG
- a CDS encoding DUF4245 domain-containing protein, producing the protein MSSSEPDPDASVVVPVPPPAKDRLLHDGRDMFWSMAPLVVICILLAGVLGMCSFAPSGPGAGEVPAFDAPAALGADAEVLKFPVRLPELPAGWQPNSGSRGGIDGGRTDPATGQPVRALTSRVGYIAPSKMYLSLTQSNADEARLVGSINPEAVPTGAEDVDGITWVVYEPGEGEPIWTTRLDGTVQLAITGAGKPDDFRTLARAVQTQAPLPT; encoded by the coding sequence ATGAGTAGCTCTGAACCGGACCCCGACGCATCGGTCGTCGTGCCGGTTCCGCCCCCCGCCAAGGACCGGCTGTTGCACGACGGCCGGGACATGTTCTGGTCGATGGCGCCGCTGGTGGTGATCTGCATTCTGCTGGCCGGCGTGCTGGGCATGTGCTCGTTCGCCCCGAGTGGTCCCGGTGCGGGCGAGGTGCCGGCGTTCGACGCCCCGGCCGCCCTGGGTGCGGACGCCGAAGTGCTGAAGTTCCCGGTCAGGCTGCCGGAGCTGCCCGCGGGCTGGCAACCCAACTCCGGCTCGCGCGGCGGTATCGACGGGGGCCGCACCGACCCGGCGACCGGGCAGCCGGTCCGGGCACTGACATCGCGGGTGGGCTACATCGCGCCCAGCAAGATGTACCTGAGCCTGACGCAGAGCAATGCCGACGAGGCGCGGCTGGTCGGCTCCATCAATCCCGAGGCGGTGCCGACCGGCGCCGAGGACGTCGACGGCATCACCTGGGTGGTCTACGAGCCGGGCGAGGGGGAACCGATCTGGACCACCCGCCTGGACGGGACGGTCCAGCTGGCGATCACCGGCGCCGGTAAGCCCGACGATTTCCGCACGCTGGCGCGGGCGGTGCAGACGCAGGCACCGCTGCCCACCTAG
- the glpX gene encoding class II fructose-bisphosphatase, translating to MTPSRREAPDRNLALELVRVTEAGAMAAGRWVGRGDKEGGDGAAVDAMRELVNSVSMRGVVVIGEGEKDNAPMLYNGEEVGNGDGPDCDFAVDPVDGTTLMSKGMPNAISVLAVAERGAMFDPSAVFYMNKIAGGPDVADFIDITSPIAANIQRIAKVRKASVSDVTVCILDRPRHAKLMEEVRSAGARIRLISDGDVAGAISACRPESGTDLLVGIGGTPEGIIAAAAIRCMGGEIQATLAPTDDDERQKAIDRGYDLDRVLNTKDLVSGENVFFCATGVTDGDLLKGVRYFGGGCTTQSIVMRSKSGTVRMIEAYHRLSKLNEYSAVNFTGDSSAAHPLP from the coding sequence ATGACGCCTTCGCGCCGGGAAGCCCCAGACCGCAACCTCGCCCTCGAACTGGTCCGAGTCACCGAAGCAGGAGCCATGGCCGCCGGCCGGTGGGTCGGCCGCGGTGACAAGGAAGGCGGTGACGGAGCCGCCGTCGACGCCATGCGTGAACTGGTCAATTCGGTCTCGATGCGCGGCGTCGTGGTCATCGGCGAGGGCGAGAAGGACAACGCCCCGATGCTCTACAACGGTGAAGAGGTCGGCAACGGGGACGGCCCGGACTGCGACTTCGCCGTCGACCCGGTGGACGGCACCACCCTGATGAGCAAGGGCATGCCGAACGCCATCTCGGTGCTCGCGGTCGCCGAGCGCGGTGCCATGTTCGATCCGTCCGCGGTGTTCTACATGAACAAGATCGCCGGTGGCCCCGACGTCGCCGACTTCATCGACATCACCTCGCCCATCGCGGCGAACATCCAGCGCATCGCCAAGGTGCGCAAGGCCTCGGTGTCGGACGTGACCGTGTGCATCCTGGACCGGCCGCGGCACGCCAAGCTGATGGAGGAGGTCCGCTCGGCCGGTGCCCGCATCCGGCTGATCTCCGACGGTGACGTCGCCGGTGCCATCTCGGCCTGCCGGCCCGAGTCCGGCACCGATCTGCTCGTCGGCATCGGCGGCACCCCCGAGGGCATCATCGCCGCGGCCGCCATCCGCTGCATGGGCGGCGAGATCCAGGCCACCCTGGCCCCCACCGACGACGACGAGCGCCAGAAGGCGATCGACCGCGGTTACGACCTGGACCGCGTGCTCAACACCAAGGATCTGGTCTCGGGCGAGAACGTCTTCTTCTGCGCCACCGGCGTCACCGACGGCGACCTGCTCAAGGGCGTGCGCTACTTCGGCGGCGGCTGCACCACGCAGTCCATCGTGATGCGGTCCAAGTCCGGCACCGTCCGGATGATCGAGGCCTACCACCGGCTGTCCAAGCTCAACGAGTACTCCGCGGTGAACTTCACCGGGGACTCGTCCGCAGCACACCCTCTCCCCTGA
- a CDS encoding class II fumarate hydratase, producing MTDSDVEYRIEHDTMGEVRVPAKALWRAQTQRAVENFPISFRGLERTQIRAMGLLKGACAQVNKDLGLLSAEKADAIIAAAAEIAAGLHDDQFPIDVFQTGSGTSSNMNANEVIASIAAANGVTVHPNDDVNMSQSSNDTFPTATHIAATEAAVRHLIPALEVLHESLAVKAKQWRTTVKSGRTHLMDAVPVTLGQEFGGYARQIEAGIERVKATLPRLGELAIGGTAVGTGLNAPDGFGAKVVEVLVNQTGLAELRTAADSFEAQAARDGLVEASGALKTIAVSLTKIANDVRWMGSGPLTGLGELQLPDLQPGSSIMPGKVNPVLPEAVTQVAAQVIGNDAAVAVGGLSGAFELNVYIPMMARNVLESFTLLSNVSKLFATKCIDGLVANEAHLRELAESSPSIVTPLNSAIGYEEAAKVAKEALKERKTIRQTVIDRGLIGDKLSEAELDRRLDVLAMAKVKPGE from the coding sequence ATGACCGACAGCGACGTCGAGTACCGCATCGAACACGACACCATGGGTGAGGTCCGGGTTCCGGCCAAGGCCCTGTGGCGGGCGCAGACCCAGCGGGCAGTGGAGAACTTCCCGATCTCGTTCCGCGGTCTGGAGCGCACGCAGATCCGCGCGATGGGCCTGCTCAAGGGTGCCTGTGCCCAGGTGAACAAGGACCTGGGCCTGCTGTCGGCGGAGAAGGCCGACGCCATCATCGCCGCCGCGGCCGAGATCGCCGCCGGCTTGCATGATGACCAGTTCCCCATCGACGTCTTCCAGACCGGGTCGGGCACCAGCTCGAACATGAACGCCAACGAGGTCATCGCCTCCATCGCGGCGGCCAACGGCGTCACGGTGCACCCGAACGACGACGTCAACATGTCGCAGAGCTCGAATGACACCTTCCCCACCGCCACTCATATCGCGGCGACGGAAGCGGCTGTGCGCCATCTGATCCCGGCCCTTGAGGTGCTGCACGAGTCGCTGGCCGTGAAGGCGAAGCAGTGGCGCACCACGGTCAAGTCCGGCCGCACCCACCTGATGGACGCGGTCCCGGTCACCCTGGGCCAGGAGTTCGGCGGTTACGCCCGCCAGATCGAGGCCGGCATCGAACGCGTCAAGGCGACGCTGCCCCGCCTCGGTGAGCTGGCCATCGGCGGCACCGCGGTCGGCACCGGCCTCAACGCCCCCGACGGCTTCGGCGCCAAGGTGGTCGAGGTGCTGGTGAACCAGACCGGTTTGGCCGAATTGCGCACCGCCGCCGACTCTTTCGAGGCGCAGGCGGCCCGCGACGGGCTGGTGGAGGCGTCCGGCGCGCTGAAGACCATCGCGGTATCGCTGACCAAGATCGCCAACGACGTCCGCTGGATGGGTTCGGGCCCGCTGACCGGCCTCGGCGAACTCCAGCTGCCCGACCTGCAGCCGGGTAGCTCGATCATGCCCGGCAAGGTCAACCCGGTGCTGCCCGAGGCGGTCACCCAGGTGGCCGCGCAGGTGATCGGCAACGACGCCGCCGTGGCCGTCGGCGGCCTGTCCGGCGCCTTCGAGCTCAACGTGTACATCCCGATGATGGCGCGCAACGTGCTGGAGTCGTTCACCCTGCTGTCGAACGTCTCGAAGTTGTTCGCCACCAAGTGCATCGACGGCCTGGTGGCCAACGAGGCACACCTGCGTGAGCTGGCCGAGTCCTCACCGTCCATCGTGACCCCGCTGAACTCGGCGATCGGCTACGAGGAGGCCGCCAAGGTCGCCAAGGAGGCCCTCAAGGAGCGCAAGACCATCCGGCAGACGGTCATCGACCGCGGCCTGATCGGCGACAAGCTCTCCGAGGCCGAACTGGACCGCCGCCTCGACGTGCTGGCGATGGCGAAGGTCAAGCCGGGCGAGTAG
- a CDS encoding MFS transporter produces the protein MTATTTATTPRRAAVASFIGTTVEFYDFLIYGTAAALVFPKLFFPSASPAAGVLLSFATFGVGFVARPLGGIVFGHFGDRLGRKRMLVYSLLLMGGSTVAMGLLPTYAQLGVAAPLLLTLLRLLQGFAVGGEWGGATLMAVEHAPPQHKGFYGAFPQMGAPAGTAVATCAFYVVSQLPDDQFLSWGWRIPFLASAILIVIGLVIRLSLTESPDFAVVQERSAVLALPIAEAFRRHWRQILLVAGAYLSQGVFAYICVAYLVSYGTTVAGIGRTEALFGVLVAAVVAVGTYPVFGALSDRVGRKPVFVGGVIAMGVAVLPTFALIDTGRPGLFLVALVLIFGLAMAPAAGVTGSLFSLVFDADVRYSAVSIGYTLSQVVGSAFAPTIAVALYSATGSSDSIAAYLIGVSVISVIAAALLPGRWGRSP, from the coding sequence ATGACCGCGACCACCACCGCGACCACTCCGCGCCGGGCCGCAGTCGCCAGTTTCATCGGCACCACCGTCGAGTTCTACGACTTCCTGATCTACGGCACCGCGGCCGCTTTGGTATTCCCGAAGTTGTTCTTCCCCAGCGCTTCCCCGGCCGCCGGGGTACTGCTGTCCTTCGCCACCTTCGGCGTCGGGTTCGTCGCCCGGCCGTTGGGCGGAATCGTGTTCGGGCACTTCGGCGACCGGCTGGGCCGCAAACGGATGCTGGTGTATTCGCTTCTGCTGATGGGCGGTTCGACCGTCGCGATGGGCCTGCTGCCCACCTACGCCCAACTCGGCGTCGCGGCACCGCTGCTGTTGACGCTGCTGCGGTTGCTGCAGGGCTTCGCGGTCGGCGGCGAATGGGGCGGGGCGACCCTGATGGCCGTCGAACACGCACCCCCGCAGCACAAAGGCTTCTACGGCGCATTCCCGCAGATGGGCGCGCCGGCCGGTACCGCCGTCGCCACCTGCGCGTTCTACGTGGTGTCCCAGTTGCCCGACGATCAGTTCCTGTCCTGGGGTTGGCGGATCCCGTTTCTGGCCAGCGCGATTCTCATCGTGATCGGCCTGGTGATCCGGTTGTCGTTGACCGAGAGCCCGGATTTCGCCGTCGTACAGGAGCGGTCGGCGGTCCTCGCACTGCCGATCGCCGAGGCCTTCCGCCGGCACTGGCGTCAGATCCTGCTGGTGGCCGGCGCCTACCTGTCCCAGGGCGTGTTCGCCTATATCTGCGTGGCCTATCTGGTGTCCTACGGCACCACCGTCGCCGGAATCGGGCGCACCGAAGCCCTTTTCGGTGTCCTCGTGGCGGCGGTGGTCGCGGTGGGAACCTACCCGGTGTTCGGGGCGCTCTCGGATCGGGTGGGCCGCAAACCGGTGTTCGTCGGCGGCGTCATCGCGATGGGTGTGGCGGTGCTGCCGACATTCGCCCTGATCGACACCGGCCGGCCCGGACTGTTCCTGGTGGCGCTGGTGCTCATCTTCGGGTTGGCGATGGCCCCGGCCGCCGGGGTGACCGGCTCGCTGTTCAGTCTGGTGTTCGACGCCGACGTGCGCTACAGCGCGGTGTCCATCGGGTACACGCTGTCCCAGGTCGTCGGCTCGGCGTTCGCGCCGACCATCGCCGTCGCCCTGTACAGCGCCACCGGCAGCAGCGATTCCATCGCCGCCTATCTCATCGGCGTTTCTGTGATTTCGGTGATTGCGGCGGCACTGCTGCCGGGAAGGTGGGGACGGAGTCCATGA
- a CDS encoding nuclear transport factor 2 family protein: MTDDDMTDAELRIRVGVGHLMASYQYLADTGKVERLAQLFAPDGVLEIGDEKWVGPEAILAMFVDTAQRFTAADFLPARHHLSSIYIEPRPDGSARTYACFQFIGTRGLDHWGTYRDTAIPGPDGWLFAHRRVITEGFAAGSRLSPA, from the coding sequence ATGACCGATGACGACATGACCGATGCCGAACTGAGGATCCGGGTCGGTGTCGGCCACCTGATGGCCAGCTACCAGTATCTGGCCGACACCGGCAAGGTCGAGCGGTTGGCCCAACTGTTCGCTCCCGACGGGGTGCTGGAGATCGGGGACGAGAAGTGGGTGGGTCCCGAGGCGATCCTGGCGATGTTCGTCGACACCGCGCAGCGGTTCACCGCTGCCGACTTCCTGCCCGCCCGCCATCATCTGAGCTCGATCTACATCGAACCCCGCCCGGACGGCAGCGCGAGAACCTACGCGTGCTTCCAGTTCATCGGTACCCGGGGGCTGGACCACTGGGGCACCTACCGCGACACCGCCATACCCGGGCCGGACGGCTGGCTGTTCGCGCACCGGCGGGTGATCACCGAGGGCTTCGCCGCAGGCTCGCGGCTCAGTCCGGCTTGA
- a CDS encoding PhoH family protein, producing MTDSPIRTYVLDTSVLLSDPWACTRFAEHEVVVPLVVISELEAKRHHHELGWFARQALRLFDDLRLEHGRLDQPIPVGTEGGTLQVELNHSDPSVLPAGFRNDSNDARILTVAANLAAEGKLVTLVSKDIPLRVKAGAVGLAADEYHAQDVVTSGWTGMDELEVSAKDVDTIFADGELDLATARDLPCHTGVRLLGGNSSALGRVNPDKRVQLVRGDREVFGLRGRSAEQRVALDLLLDESVGIVSLGGKAGTGKSALALCAGLEAVLERRTQRKVVVFRPLYAVGGQDLGYLPGSESEKMGPWAQAVFDTLEGLASPAVLEEVLSRGMLEVLPLTHIRGRSLHDSFVIVDEAQSLERNVLLTVLSRLGSGSRVVLTHDVAQRDNLRVGRHDGVAAVIEKLKGHPLFAHITLMRSERSPIAALVTEMLEEISPNALP from the coding sequence GTGACCGATTCGCCGATCCGGACCTACGTGCTCGACACCTCCGTGCTGCTGTCTGATCCCTGGGCATGCACACGGTTCGCCGAGCATGAGGTGGTCGTCCCTCTCGTGGTTATCAGCGAGTTGGAGGCCAAACGGCACCATCACGAGCTTGGCTGGTTCGCCCGCCAGGCCCTGCGTCTGTTCGACGACCTACGTCTGGAACACGGGCGGCTGGACCAGCCGATTCCGGTCGGGACCGAGGGCGGCACGTTACAGGTCGAGCTCAACCACAGTGACCCCTCGGTGCTGCCCGCGGGTTTCCGTAACGACAGCAACGACGCCCGCATCCTGACGGTCGCGGCCAACCTGGCCGCCGAGGGCAAACTGGTCACGCTGGTGAGCAAGGACATCCCGCTGCGGGTCAAGGCCGGCGCGGTCGGGCTGGCCGCCGACGAGTATCACGCCCAGGACGTGGTGACCTCGGGCTGGACCGGCATGGACGAACTCGAGGTGTCCGCCAAGGATGTCGACACGATCTTCGCCGATGGCGAGCTGGACCTGGCCACGGCGCGGGATCTGCCCTGCCACACCGGTGTTCGGCTGCTGGGCGGTAACTCCTCGGCGCTGGGCCGGGTGAACCCCGACAAGCGGGTGCAGCTGGTTCGTGGTGATCGCGAGGTGTTCGGCCTCCGGGGAAGGTCCGCCGAACAGCGCGTGGCGCTGGATCTGCTGCTCGACGAGTCGGTCGGCATCGTCTCCCTCGGCGGCAAGGCCGGCACCGGTAAATCGGCGCTGGCGCTGTGCGCGGGGCTGGAGGCCGTGCTGGAGCGGCGCACCCAACGCAAGGTCGTGGTCTTCCGGCCGCTCTACGCGGTGGGCGGCCAGGATCTGGGTTATCTGCCCGGCAGCGAGAGCGAGAAGATGGGCCCGTGGGCGCAGGCCGTCTTCGACACCCTGGAGGGGTTGGCCAGCCCGGCGGTGCTGGAGGAGGTGCTCTCCCGCGGCATGCTGGAAGTCTTGCCGCTCACCCACATTCGCGGCCGGTCGCTGCACGATTCGTTCGTCATCGTCGACGAGGCGCAGTCGCTGGAACGCAATGTGCTGCTGACGGTGCTGTCCCGGTTGGGATCGGGGTCGCGGGTGGTGCTCACCCACGACGTCGCCCAGCGCGACAATCTGCGGGTCGGCCGGCATGACGGTGTCGCCGCCGTCATCGAGAAGCTCAAGGGGCACCCGTTGTTCGCGCACATCACCCTGATGCGCAGTGAGCGGTCCCCGATCGCCGCGCTGGTCACCGAGATGCTGGAGGAGATCAGCCCCAACGCCCTGCCCTGA